The DNA segment AAGATAGTTCTCCACTAGCGTGGGGGAAGTCACTTTGTTTCTCTACTATAAATTCGCCAAGTGTGCGAAATTCAGACATGTTATATCCTTAACGTTTTCTGATGATTTAGAGGACTTTTTCGTTACAATGACTTATAGCGCTAATTCATTATTATATGTTCGTTGCAACAAGCTCAATTGTATGGCATTAAACTTTTTATTGGTAATGAAGTAACTATTTGATATACAAATTGTTTCAACTACGTATCACATGTTATCTGCAACTGAGTCGAATGATTGCTTTTCTCTGATAGATCGATCACATTAGTGCAGTCAAACAGGCAAGCTTAGGAAAAATAAAATGCACATTCATATTTTGGGGATTTGTGGAACCTTTATGGGGGGCGCGGCGGTGTTAGCTCGTCAGCTGGGGCATAAAGTAACAGGGAGCGACGCAAATATGTATCCACCCATGAGTACGTTACTGGAATCTCAAGGTATAGAAATTATTGAGGGTTTTGACCCCTCACAACTAAAATCTAATCCTGATCTCGTTGTTATTGGTAATGCCATGAGTAGAGGTAACCCGTGTGTAGAGTATGTCCTTGATCACAATCTAAAATATACGTCTGGTCCACAGTGGTTAAAAGAGTTTCTCCTCCATGATAGATGGGTATTAGCCGTGTCTGGCACTCATGGAAAAACAACAACAGCAAGCATGTTGTCATGGATACTTGAGGATTGTGGTTACGAGCCAGGTTTTCTTGTTGGTGGTGTTTTAGGGAATTTTGGGGTATCTGCACGCCTAGGAAACAGCATGTTCTTTGTAGTTGAGGCTGATGAATATGACAGTGCATTTTTCGATAAACGGTCAAAATTCATTCACTACCACCCTCGCACCTTAGTAATGAATAATCTTGAGTTCGATCATGCCGATATTTTTGATGATCTTGAAGCAATTAAGAAACAATTTCATCACTTAGTACGAACAATCCCGAGTAATGGTCGAATATTCTCTCCTAAATCAGAAATGGCGCTTCAAGATGTACTGGAAAGAGGCTGCTGGAGTGAACAAGAGCTGATCGGAGATGAATCTTGTGACTGGAAAACAGAGAAAATCGAAAAAGATGGCAGCGAATTTAATGTTTTTTTTCGCAGCGAATTAGTTGGTACAGTGAAGTGGGATTTGGTTGGAGATCATAATGTTAGCAATGCATTGATGGCGGTGGCCGCAGCAAGACATGTCGGTGTTACTGCGGATCTGGCCTGCGAATCTTTAGCGTCGTTCATTAATACCAAAAGGCGCCTTGAACTAAAAGGTGAGGTCGCAGGTGTCACGGTTTATGACGATTTTGCTCATCACCCTACCGCGATAGAACTGACACTGGATGGGTTGCGTAATAAGGTGGGGAAGCAAAAAATAATTGCGGTATTGGAACCTCGCTCAGCAACGATGAAGATGGGTATCCATAAGGAAACGCTCGCGACGTCGTTATCTAAAGCGGACTCTATATACCTGTATCAGCCAAATAATTTAAAATGGTCAGTAGAAGACATTGCCAAACACTGTGCTCAACCTACTTTTGTGAGTGATAATATAGACGTGTTTGTTGCTGAAATTTTGCAAGAAGCAGCGGAGGGCGATCAAATACTCGTGATGAGTAATGGTGGCTTTGACGATATCCACGATAGGTTGTTAGGTGGATTGACTAAGAGTAAATAGATGTTATCCAACCGAAATAGTGGACATTTTAACAATGCAGAGAATGTAGATGATTAAAGACAAAACAATTACCTTGGCATTTACTGGCGCCTCTGGTGCACCTTATGGTTTACGGTTGCTAGAATGCCTGCTAGCGGCAGATTATAAAGTTTACCTGCTCATTTCTTCAGCGGCTCGTGTTGTGATGGCAACCGAACACAACCTAAAGTTACCGAGTGGTCCTGAAGCGGCCAAAGCGGTGCTGATTAAACAACTGAACTGCAAACCTGAACGATTAGAAGTGTGTGGTAAAGAAGATTGGTTTTCTCCTGTTGCTTCAGGCAGTGCCGCACCTAAAAAAATGGTGGTTTGTCCCTGTTCTGCAGGTAGTGTGGCTGCCATTGCCCATGGCATGTCAGACAACCTCATAGAACGAGCGGCAGATGTGGTTATGAAAGAGCGCGGTCAGCTATTATTGGTTGTTAGAGAAACCCCTTTTTCCACATTGCATTTAGAGAATATGCATAAGCTTTCTCAGATGGGTGTGACTATTATGCCCGCGGCTCCGGGGTTCTATCATCAACCTAAAACCATCGACGACTTGGTGGATTTTATGGTGGCAAGAATATTAGATCATCTCGATATTGAGCAAAAACTCGTTGCGCGTTGGGGATATGACAATCGATAAACTGGCTTGTTAGCGTGGCGGATAAGCCTCTGTTCTCGCGGCTAGTATCTTCATTACATTACGTATACAATCACTGTCGACTCATCGGGGTGCTCAATAGTTATTTTTATATGATCAACTATTGGGCTGAGATTAAGTTTTCCTTAGAACCCGTACACCTGAACCAGATAATACTGGCGTAGGAATTGAGCGGGATAAATCAAAATCCTCCCTCAAGCCTGTGCCGCTCAAAACATGGAGAGCGTCCAGTGAAATACACTATTTCAACCTTAGCAGTAACCCTTTCATTTTCTACTTTTGCCGCCGATAAACTGACGGTATATACCTATGATTCTTTTGCCGCCGATTGGGGCCCAGGCCCAAAAATTGAAAAAGCCTTTGAAGCTCAATGTGGTTGTGACTTAGAGTTTGTCGCATTAGATGATGGGGTGTCTATTCTTAATCGTTTACGTCTAGAAGATAGCAACAGTAAAGCGGACATCATTTTAGGGTTAGATACGAATTTAATGACGGAAGCAAAAAAGACAGGGCTGTTAACAGAACACAACGTAGACACCTCTGTTACAACACTACCTAAGGGTTGGTCAGACAGTACATTTGTTCCTTTTGATTACGGCTATTTTGCTTTTGTATATAACAAAGATAAGCTACAAAACCCACCTAAGAGCTTAAAAGAACTTGTCGAAGAACGTGATGATTTAAAAGTGATATACCAAGACCCACGTACTTCTACACCCGGACAAGGTTTATTACTTTGGATGAAGTCTGTGTATGGTGACGACGTTAGTAAAGCGTGGGAAATGCTGTCTAAAAAAACCGTGACCGTGACGAAAGGCTGGTCTGAATCGTATTCGATGTTTTTAAAGGGAGAAGCGGACCTTGTTCTCTCTTACACCACTTCTCCTGCTTATCATTTAATTGCTGAAAATGATGCAAAATATGCCGCGGCTATTTTTAATGAAGGGCATTACATGCAAACTGAAGTAGCTGCGAAAGTGAAAGGTTCCCAAAAACCTAAGCTCGCTGACGAGTTTATGAGCTTTATTTTAAGTAATGAGTTTCAATCAGCAATGCCAACCGGTAACTGGATGTACCCAGTGACGAATGTTCCATTGCCTGAAGGTTTTGAGACGCTGACGGTTCCGGAAAAAGCTCTTTCATACTCTTCTGATGAAGTGTCGGAAATGCGCAAAAACTGGATAAGAGAATGGCAATCAGCTTTAGTTCAATAATACTCAATTAGGCATGTTTGTAATTGATTATCCTGATTGGTATAAGCTGAATTTTCAATAGAGATTGAAGTGTCCGAGTGTCTTGAATTATGAGTAAAACGCCGAAGTTAGGCATTGTTATTGCTGTGTTTATCGTGGTCTTTGTCGCCTCGGCGTTTGGAGCGCTTATTTCATACGCGCCCAATCTCGATCTTACTCAGGTAGTCTCTGACCCTTACTATCTACATGTCACCAAATTTAGTTTTTACCAAGCTTTCTTGTCAACACTGCTTAGTGTTGGTTTAGCTATACCCGTAGCGCATTCGCTATCAAGACGGGATTTCATGGGTAAATCGTTTCTATTAAAGTTATTTTCAAGCACACTTGTTTTACCTGTTCTTGTGGGTGTTTTCGGTCTGTTAGCCATTTATGGAAATAGCGGTTTATTGGCGACGTGGCTCAATAAATGGAATGTTGAATTACCCTTTTCAATATATGGCCTAAATGGCATATTACTCGCGCATGTATTCTTTAATTTACCTTATGCTAGCCGTTTATTACTTCTCTCTTTAGAAGGTATCCCTCCAGAACAACATAAGCTCTGTTCTCACCTCGGTATGAGTCATTGGTACAAATTTAAGTGGGTAGAATGGCCAAGGTTACGACAACAGTTACCTCATGTTTGTGGTTTAGTATTCATGCTCTGCTTTACGAGTTTTGCTACCGTTATGGCGTTGGGTGGTGGGCCGAAATCAACGACAATAGAATTAGCGATATACCAAGCAATCAAGTTTGATTTTGACTTGCAAGCTGGTGCGTTATTAGCAATATGGCAGATGTTATTGTGCGGTCTGTTATCACTATCGATACAAAAAATAAGTAAGCCAAATATTTTAACTATGCAATCCAATCCGCACTCTATCATCTTTACCCAAGACAATAACCGCGCAAAATTATGGGACTGCAGTTGGATAGCCTTTGCGTCACTTATCGTCTTACCACCGCTGATGATGGTGGTACTGAGTGGATTGAATTCAAAACTGTGGCAAGTGCTTCAAGATGACCGATTTTGGCAAGCAGTTAAGGCTTCATTAAGTATTGCTTGTTCGGCGAGTGTCATCGCTCTGTTTATTGGTGTCGCTATACTTCAAACAAGTCGAATATGGAGAAGTAAGGGCCGTTCTAATTATGCAAATGGTATCGAACTTATTGGCACAATTATTCTCGTTACGCCTGGCTTGGTTATTAGTACAGGGCTGTTTTTACTGCTTAGAAAAATAACCGATGTGTATAGCCTCGCGTTTATTATTGTGGTTGCTGTTAATAGTTTGATGGCGTTGCCATATGTAATTAAGACATTGTCTCAACCATTCTTTCAGATATTACAACAGTATCAATTTCTCACCATGAGTTTGGGAATGAAAGGCTGGCGTCGATTTTTATTGATAGAATGGAGAGGATTACAAAAACCGATAGCGCAAGCATTTGCGATAAGTTTCATGCTCTCTATGGGTGATCTTAGCGCAATAGCTCTGTTTGGCAGCCAAGATTTTAGAACCTTGCCTTTGTACCTTTTTCAGTTGTTAGGTAGCTATCAAATGGAAGCCGCCGCGGTGGTATCCTTAACGTTATTGCTATTAAGTGTAGGCAGTTTCACTATAGTCGAAAAGGTATTTGGGAAAACGTATGCTCAATGTCGATAATGTTCACTATCGTTACCATAAAGAGGTTTTTAAGTTTGATTTTAGGCTTGAAGATGGCCGCATTGTCGCGCTTATGGGACCTAGTGGCTCAGGGAAATCAACCTTACTTGCCCTCATTGCAGGGTTTATTCATCCAGAAAGTGGAAACATAGCGGTTAATGATGCCTCATTGCTAAACCAAGAGCCTCATTTAAGACCTTTCGCCATGCTATTCCAAGAACATAATTTGTTCAGCCATCTAACGGTTAGAGAAAATATAGGCTTAGGGTTACACCCTGGCTTAAAGCTAACGGTGATACAAAAAGATCAGGTAATTGATGCGGCTAAACAGGTCGGCATTGATGAGCTATTAGATCGAACACCTGAAAAACTCTCCGGTGGTCAGAAGCAGCGTGTAGCATTAGCACGTTGCTTTGTTCAACCACACTGCATTTGGTTGTTAGATGAACCGTTTTCGGCTCTCGATCCTATCTTAAGAGAAGAAATGTTGATGCTCGTTAAACGCCTTGCAGATGATAGACAGATTACCGTAGTGATGGTGACGCATCATATTAGTGATGCGAAAGCGATAGCGACAGATTTCATCTTTGTTGACGAGTATAAAGCGCTCATTCATGAGCCCATCATTCAATTAAGTGCTCAACACAGCAACGAAAAGTTACGTGCATTTGTGAAAGCTGGTTCAAGTTGACCTAATTGGTTGAAAGTTCATGGTTCTAGATAAACTCCGTGTCGACAATTATCATTTTATTCTCTTTTAGTCGTGATCTATATAGCGGCTTGAAGTAATATTGGCGACCTTAAAAAGCTCGGCTTTTCTTTCTAGATAAATAGGAGAATAGTCGATCTTATCTGCCTATAATATGTGTATCAATAGGCATCACCGAATAGAACAATAGACGCGAGTCTACTCCAACATAGAGGTAATCAATCATATGGCATTTGCTTTGGGTCAACGCTGGATAAGTGATACAGAAAGCGATTTGGGTTTAGGTACTATCGTAGAGTTGGACGCAAGAACCGTTACGTTAATGTTCGCTGCGTCTGAAGAAAATAGAGTTTATGCCCAAAAAGAAGCCCCAATTACCCGCGTTATATTCCATGTTGGAGATTCCATAGAGAGCCAAGAAGGTTGGTCTTTAAAGGTAGAAGAAGTTCTAGTAGATAATGGCCTTCTAACCTATGTAGGTACAAGAGAAGATACGCAAGAAAGTGGCATTATGCTAAGAGAGATATTCCTTAGTAACCAAATTCGATTTAATAAACCGCAAGACAAACTGTTTGCAGGTCAGATAGATCGAATGGATAACTTTGTATTGCGTTATAGCGCGTTGAAGAATCAATACCAGCAACATAAGAGCCCGATGCGTGGTTTATGCGGAATGCGTGCAGGTCTTATCCCCCACCAATTATTTATCGCTCATGAAGTAGGGCGTAGACACGCACCGCGCGTTCTGCTTGCTGATGAAGTGGGGTTAGGTAAAACCATTGAAGCGGGCATGATTATCCATCAACAGGTGTTATCCGGCAGTGCAGAACGTGTTCTTATTGTTGTGCCGGAAACACTACAGCACCAATGGCTCGTTGAAATGATGCGCCGTTTTAATCTGCACTTCTCTATCTTTGATGAAGAGCGTTGTATCGAAGCTCATGTTGACGCGGAAAATCCATTTGATACTGCGCAGTATGTGCTCTGTTCTTTGGATTTTCTGACCAAGAATCAAAAGCGCTTTGAACAAATTGTGGATGGTAATTGGGACTTGCTCGTTGTCGATGAAGCACATCACTTGGAGTGGAGCGTGGATGCACCTAGCCGCCAGTATCAAGTTGTAGAGGGGTTAGCGAATAATACGGCTTCTGTTTTGCTATTAACGGCAACGCCAGAGCAGTTAGGTCATGAGAGTCATTTTGCCCGTTTACGTCTTCTTGACCCCGACCGTTTCTATGATTATCAAGCTTTTGTTGAAGAAGAAAAGCAATATGAACCGGTGGCAGACGCGGTAAGTAACCTGTTTTCTGGAAATAAGCTTGAAAATAAAGTCAAAAATCAGATAACGGAACTGCTTTCTGAACAAGATGTTGAGCCACTGTTTCGAATTATTGAAGCAGAACTTCCTGATGATGAGAAAGACAAAGCCCGCCATGAGTTGATTGATAATCTTATGGACCGCCATGGCACTGGACGTGTGTTATTTAGAAATACACGATCGGCGATTAAGGGTTTCCCAAAGCGTAAGGTTCATTTGTTACCAATGGTCATGCCTGAGCAGTATGCACGAGCAATGCGAGTATCGAACATGCTCGATAAAGATCTACCTTCAGAAGCAAAGGCAATACGAAAGCTTTACCCAGAAGAGATTTTTCAAGAGTTAGAGGGTGGTTCGTGGTGGCAGTTCGATTCCCGAGTTGATTGGTTGATTGAAAAGGTAAAAGAGAAGCGCTCAGAGAAAGTTTTAGTGATTGCTTCTAGGTCGACAACGGCACTTCAATTAGAACAAGCATTGAGAGAACGAGAGGGTATCCGTGCCACCGTTTTCCACGAAGGCATGTCAATTATAGAGCGGGACAAAGCGGCGGCTTATTTCGCACAAGAAGAAGGTGGAGCTCAGGTTCTTATTTGCTCCGAAATTGGCTCTGAGGGG comes from the Vibrio sp. DW001 genome and includes:
- the mpl gene encoding UDP-N-acetylmuramate:L-alanyl-gamma-D-glutamyl-meso-diaminopimelate ligase, giving the protein MHIHILGICGTFMGGAAVLARQLGHKVTGSDANMYPPMSTLLESQGIEIIEGFDPSQLKSNPDLVVIGNAMSRGNPCVEYVLDHNLKYTSGPQWLKEFLLHDRWVLAVSGTHGKTTTASMLSWILEDCGYEPGFLVGGVLGNFGVSARLGNSMFFVVEADEYDSAFFDKRSKFIHYHPRTLVMNNLEFDHADIFDDLEAIKKQFHHLVRTIPSNGRIFSPKSEMALQDVLERGCWSEQELIGDESCDWKTEKIEKDGSEFNVFFRSELVGTVKWDLVGDHNVSNALMAVAAARHVGVTADLACESLASFINTKRRLELKGEVAGVTVYDDFAHHPTAIELTLDGLRNKVGKQKIIAVLEPRSATMKMGIHKETLATSLSKADSIYLYQPNNLKWSVEDIAKHCAQPTFVSDNIDVFVAEILQEAAEGDQILVMSNGGFDDIHDRLLGGLTKSK
- a CDS encoding flavin prenyltransferase UbiX, with the translated sequence MIKDKTITLAFTGASGAPYGLRLLECLLAADYKVYLLISSAARVVMATEHNLKLPSGPEAAKAVLIKQLNCKPERLEVCGKEDWFSPVASGSAAPKKMVVCPCSAGSVAAIAHGMSDNLIERAADVVMKERGQLLLVVRETPFSTLHLENMHKLSQMGVTIMPAAPGFYHQPKTIDDLVDFMVARILDHLDIEQKLVARWGYDNR
- the thiQ gene encoding thiamine ABC transporter ATP-binding protein, with the translated sequence MLNVDNVHYRYHKEVFKFDFRLEDGRIVALMGPSGSGKSTLLALIAGFIHPESGNIAVNDASLLNQEPHLRPFAMLFQEHNLFSHLTVRENIGLGLHPGLKLTVIQKDQVIDAAKQVGIDELLDRTPEKLSGGQKQRVALARCFVQPHCIWLLDEPFSALDPILREEMLMLVKRLADDRQITVVMVTHHISDAKAIATDFIFVDEYKALIHEPIIQLSAQHSNEKLRAFVKAGSS
- the thiP gene encoding thiamine/thiamine pyrophosphate ABC transporter permease ThiP codes for the protein MMSKTPKLGIVIAVFIVVFVASAFGALISYAPNLDLTQVVSDPYYLHVTKFSFYQAFLSTLLSVGLAIPVAHSLSRRDFMGKSFLLKLFSSTLVLPVLVGVFGLLAIYGNSGLLATWLNKWNVELPFSIYGLNGILLAHVFFNLPYASRLLLLSLEGIPPEQHKLCSHLGMSHWYKFKWVEWPRLRQQLPHVCGLVFMLCFTSFATVMALGGGPKSTTIELAIYQAIKFDFDLQAGALLAIWQMLLCGLLSLSIQKISKPNILTMQSNPHSIIFTQDNNRAKLWDCSWIAFASLIVLPPLMMVVLSGLNSKLWQVLQDDRFWQAVKASLSIACSASVIALFIGVAILQTSRIWRSKGRSNYANGIELIGTIILVTPGLVISTGLFLLLRKITDVYSLAFIIVVAVNSLMALPYVIKTLSQPFFQILQQYQFLTMSLGMKGWRRFLLIEWRGLQKPIAQAFAISFMLSMGDLSAIALFGSQDFRTLPLYLFQLLGSYQMEAAAVVSLTLLLLSVGSFTIVEKVFGKTYAQCR
- the thiB gene encoding thiamine ABC transporter substrate binding subunit; translated protein: MKYTISTLAVTLSFSTFAADKLTVYTYDSFAADWGPGPKIEKAFEAQCGCDLEFVALDDGVSILNRLRLEDSNSKADIILGLDTNLMTEAKKTGLLTEHNVDTSVTTLPKGWSDSTFVPFDYGYFAFVYNKDKLQNPPKSLKELVEERDDLKVIYQDPRTSTPGQGLLLWMKSVYGDDVSKAWEMLSKKTVTVTKGWSESYSMFLKGEADLVLSYTTSPAYHLIAENDAKYAAAIFNEGHYMQTEVAAKVKGSQKPKLADEFMSFILSNEFQSAMPTGNWMYPVTNVPLPEGFETLTVPEKALSYSSDEVSEMRKNWIREWQSALVQ
- the rapA gene encoding RNA polymerase-associated protein RapA → MAFALGQRWISDTESDLGLGTIVELDARTVTLMFAASEENRVYAQKEAPITRVIFHVGDSIESQEGWSLKVEEVLVDNGLLTYVGTREDTQESGIMLREIFLSNQIRFNKPQDKLFAGQIDRMDNFVLRYSALKNQYQQHKSPMRGLCGMRAGLIPHQLFIAHEVGRRHAPRVLLADEVGLGKTIEAGMIIHQQVLSGSAERVLIVVPETLQHQWLVEMMRRFNLHFSIFDEERCIEAHVDAENPFDTAQYVLCSLDFLTKNQKRFEQIVDGNWDLLVVDEAHHLEWSVDAPSRQYQVVEGLANNTASVLLLTATPEQLGHESHFARLRLLDPDRFYDYQAFVEEEKQYEPVADAVSNLFSGNKLENKVKNQITELLSEQDVEPLFRIIEAELPDDEKDKARHELIDNLMDRHGTGRVLFRNTRSAIKGFPKRKVHLLPMVMPEQYARAMRVSNMLDKDLPSEAKAIRKLYPEEIFQELEGGSWWQFDSRVDWLIEKVKEKRSEKVLVIASRSTTALQLEQALREREGIRATVFHEGMSIIERDKAAAYFAQEEGGAQVLICSEIGSEGRNFQFANQLVMFDLPFNPDLLEQRIGRLDRIGQQRDIDIFVPYLDGSSQGILARWFEEGLQAFSETCPTGRAVYDKYSEELVDLLAGGKGSDLEPLISASNKLNQELKAQLEHGRDRLLEMHSNGGEQALKIVEKIASTDGDTNLITFALSLFDTIGLNQDDKGEKALVVTPSEHMMVPSYPGLPYEGATITFDRETALSREDMNFISWEHPMIQGGIDLLLSEGVGTTAVSLLKNKALPVGTMLLELVYLVDAQAPKRSGISGYLPQTPIRLMMDGKGNDLSEQVEFESFNRQLSPVNRRLASKLVSSVQSDIRKLIEAGEKCIGGKLDIVREQAQKEMFSTLNGELERLQALKAVNPNIRDEELQAIENQILELTGYISKAQIQLDSLRLIVVSHK